CAGAATAAAGCATGTAAATGGGTTAGCATGACTTTCAGAAGCACAATGGGATTTAAGATAAGCAccatagataaataaatataaatatgtctTTCTCTCTACAGCTGAGGGAACACAGATGATCATACAAAACATATTTCTGAATTTACAACTCTGGATGTCAGTGTGTgccattttatttgtttgttttcttttgaggtGAAAACATTTGTTTCTACATTTTCTATGATCAGTGAGTACACATGCATGAAGCTACAGTTAaaaaccttttgtttgtttttttacagaatACAGACATTGCATACATCCTTTACAATGACCAGAAGCCACACGAGGACTCGTCTGGTGACAGATGGGTTGATAACAGTGAGAGCAGAGGGGGCCACACAAAAGGTGATCTATCTGATTGTCCCAAGACTGCAGAAAGTTTTGATTAATACAGCTCTGTTTTCCAAAATCTTGGAATAGTATGAAAAAAATGAGATGAGTAGGGGAGGTGCTACTCCACACCAAAATGAGCCAgttgaggtgttccgggcatgtcctaAGAGGAGGAGACTCTGGGGTAGGCCCGAGACATGCTAGATAGATTATATCTCTTGTCTAGCTTGTGAACATGTTGATAGTCCCCCTGAATAACGTGGTCAGGGAGAGAGACATCTGGGCGTCTAAGCTTAGACTGGTCCATGACCTGGTCCTGGATAAAGAGCGAATGGGTGAGAGACgcaaaatttttaaaatcaaggttaaataaaaaagcatAAAGACAACCTATCACACATTTAAGCTCCTCTTTTTACTTACATGAAAAGTATACAGTATGTTCATTATAAATTTGATACTAGGAAgatttaaaaatgctgcaacaagCGCCAAAAAATGTCAGGCAAAGATTTGTTATAGTAATAAAAACGTGTCGGAACATCTCCTTGTCAACCTCACGTCCTTGTTTCATCATTTATATATTCTAATTCTACTTATTAAAAAAGAAGTGCAGATTAATGTGCATTACTTACATTTCCTCTGATGCGTAAAAACAAATgagcataaataaatatattttgttttcacttgAATGTCCACGTTAACCATCTTCAGGGAAAATGTTTGATGTATTTTGCTTACTATTTTAATATCTCTGCTCCTCAGGTGTTGTGCTACTGGATAAAAATCAGGGTTTCTGGTTGGTCCACAGCACCCCTCAGTTCCCTCCTGTTCAACAGGCAGGGGAGTATTATTACCCCAGCAGCGGGGAGATTAATGGGCAAAACTTCATCTGTGTTACATACCCGCTCGACCATTTCCAGACCATCGGTAAGACTGGAGCCATGCCACGTGGCCTCTTAGTGAAGAAAGAGTTGATATAAAAATGCAGTTAACACTTAATGAGGATGTTTAAATGGATGATGGTATTAGATTGCAATCACAGTATGAGTGCTGGGAGGAGAAGGTCCAGACAGCTAATGACGATTCATATTCTGTTCCCTGTCTGCAGTTATGTTGTTCTGACTAAATATGCTTTAATTAACAAGGAACTGAAGAGTTCCTTTTCAATCTCATATCTTTATTAGGGTAATATTTTTGCTCGGTAGTTAAAAAGTCAAGCTGTTGTAGCCTGTGGTAGTATTTTGTGAGAGATTGCGAATAAGAATTTTATGTTTATGTAGTTTACTGTATCAGCCAAACATCTTAACCATGTTAACTTAAGGCCTGCAGACCAAACTGGGGCTCACAGAAGCTGTTGGATGTCCTGCCAACCAATTTCTAGTATACTAAATAAAATAGAGATAAAAAGAAATTCCAGTTGCGTTTAATGCAATCTCAGCTACGATGCAGCTGTTAAATAGAGTGAAATATGTATTTGCAAAGTTTTTGTAAGTTTCTTATAGTCCCAGTAGTTTAAGTCACCCCCTCCCCCCATTGGgcctaaatatatatttttaaatttgtatttttatttgggACGACtatggctcaggaggtagaatGGGCCGTCTACCAATCAGAAGGTCGAAGGATTGATTTCCTAGCTATGCCAGCGTACATGTCGAAGTAGCCTTGGACAAGATGCTAAACCCCAAGTCACCCCATGCATCCACTGTGCGAATATTATACAAAGTGCTTAGGTGTAGAAATATAGCTTATATGAATGTGTGGGTGATGTGTGGTGAAAGGGGCTTTTTGtaaaaagcgctttgagtgctcagttagaACAGAAAAGCATTATAAAAATACCAGTCCattaacaaatttaaaaaaaagtaaaaagacaaCCATGCAAAGTGTTATGGTTTAATGCTATTTTATATTTGTCCACATAAAGGACGACCTGCTCTATTCATGTCCAGCTCCATTTTTATTCTTGTACCCTACaaaagtagctttgcatgattcagtaTTTGTCTCATACTGTGGCTTTAGTGGGATTTCTCCTCCTTATGAGTTAagctctcttcctctttcttttaagACAACTTAGTTTGCTTGCTGTTTGGGCTTCTGTCCTCTCAGTGACAAAATCCAGGTagtcaagaataaaaaaaaaaagcctgattGACacttagggctgccacaaacgattattttgatagtcgactagtcaccgattatttttgcgattagtcgactaatcagatcatgcatcgattggacgtaaaacttacagcttgaaaatatgttaaacgtttattttgtgacccagaaagaataataagagtaatattaaaactaactagctgccgccattgttgacaactgcgctgggccgcactatgaattctgggacacagcttcttcttcttcggggtttaacggcagctggcatcctttacatgcactgctgccatcttctgtttcagtccgttattacacttttaaatcctactacttattcctgcgtcttttgtgatcttacaaagcttcaaacgacgcgtcgactattaaatcagtcgtcgacgattttgatagtcgacgtaatcgtgactagtcgactaatcgtggcagctctaTTGACACTGAATCTTTATCACAGTCTGAACCATAAGTTTTTTTCTTACAGAGATTATTTGTACATTATTTGGATGTTTtgtcatgtttaatatgaacatccTCACTGGAACACTGTCTGTTGGACTGAAAACAAGGAAAGTAAAAAGCAACCAGCCAATATCATCAAACATCATAGCTCTTTCTAATTAAGTTCATTGATTAGTGATTGTGCATCTTTATATATGAATGGTTTACTACTAGCACACCATACCAACACTTCTTACTGTACATATTGGAACTTGGAGATAATGCATCCCTGATGAAGAGGGAGAGatatatgtaataaaaaaatacatatatatataatacttAATTTATATATACCTATTTTTTGACATGGTGAACAGAGTTACAAagtaaaaagaagaagcaaTATATTTAAGTAAATGGCAGTGCAATTTTTTCGAACTATAAAGCATATTTTCATTGTTAGTCTTACATATAAGACAACTTTTATACTCACCTTGCCACAATCCAGCTAGCGGACTATGACAAAGAACAGGAGACAAGGTGAGCTGGTAACTTGGTAGACACAACTGATTTACAAAAGCACAGCTAAATTTAGACATGCTTGTCTGCAGGTCAGTCGTTTAGTGTAGACTATGTATGGATGAAATGGATGAATGGCAGAGAAACCCAAGGATCACACCAGAGAGTGACTGCAGGAAGAAGGAAGCTTTTATAGGTGAACACACAGGTATAGCTCATGCTGCCATTTACTCCCCTGTCAGCTCTTACAGGACAAAGCACAgcacaaacagaacaaaatggAGACATAATGGATGGAGACACAATGGCGTTGTGATGATTTTTTATCCTCtaattttgcctctttttttttaaaccgatCATGGTTGctattgtttatttacaaaacagTACATCAACATCAACAGTTATATAGTAATGATTTCCCTCTGTGTCCTCTTTTGTTTAAGGTCACCTAAACAGTAAATGTCCATGTGATGCTCAAAAATACTGCTGATTTATGCCGGTATATGTCACACACTAATAATGAACACTTCTTAAACACATTTAATCACTAATCTGTGTCAGTATgtagaattattattattccccggAGAAGATGATTCAAGTATCATCTGGTACTTAATAATCGACTCAGGTATTGacacaacaaaaacagcctGAACTGAGATAATCAGCATAAACAGGTGTCATCACCATGTCACCCGACTGCCTCTGCAGTTCCCTGGCAGACCCAGCAGTTGGCACAGTTGCTATGGCAGTGCCTGGGGTAATGTAATTAAACTGAGGTATGTAACCATAGAGATACTGGCCCTCACACTCCAGCAGGGATTTGCTTTATCAGATTCTCGTCTCTCTAGCTGACATGCTGAGAGTGTCAGAGTGTCCATTCTGCAGGGTTAAATAGCAGAAGGTGAGCACAACCTCAtcgtgttttcattttaaagcacCTTGCAGCATTCATTTGGACATAAATTTGGAAAAATTGAGATTTCATACTGCTGTCTATAATGATTTTATTATGTTGTCAgaattgttttcctgttaatgctTTAATTAAGCTACTTACTTGTTTTTTATTCGAAGTACTGCTTATGTTTCagtttgtgctaaaacattaaGTATTTAAGTCATTTATCAGTTGTCACAAACGTATTGTCTTCATTAAGCCAGGATGCCAATATCAGCTGGCATATGTGGGTAATTGACCTCAAACCAAAGTATTAGGCAAATAAAAGTCTGTTCTGCAGTCTGTGCCAGATGAAGGTGTGTCAGAGGATTCATCGTGAGAGTCGTTTGAATGTCAAGACGTTTTAATTAAAACCAAAAATGTCATCCTCATGGTGACAGGACGAAAAGTCAGAGGATTACCAAACTCAGAAGAACTCATCCTCTGAATGCTATTAATATCTCACCAGAAATGCATGGAAACAGCAGATAGTTGTGAAAGAATTTCAGTCCAGAGTAGTCGACCAATTGGTAGACATCGCCATCATGTAGCTTTTATGggtaaaaatgacattttcagcCTCGGTTATGCATGAATGTATATAAAGAGAATAGAATTGAAAGTCCAGTTTTTCACATGTTCTTCAGTCCTGCAGTATTCACTGCTTTGGTTTATATTTTGAAAGGAGAGAGCAAGTTTTTATTTTCCGATTTACTTTTGTGttggtttaatttaaaattcagttaaaagtaAAGCCAGAGCAATACTTAAACTGGAGGCTGATGAATATAATTTTTAACAACAACCTGCTTAACTCTGCATGATGGCGGTGCTCTGCTACATCTGCCGCAGACAGCGCTGAACATAAGCAATAATGTATAAATAACAACTAAGTGAAAGCTGCGATGCTCAACAAACTATGCAGTGACACAATTTCTAAATTACCCCAATAATCTTTATTCCTGCGTAATGTTCTGtgtgcacaaataaaacaaacaaaatgtctCATGTCTctgtttcatgaaaaatattagctcattttgtTATGGGGGCCataaaaggctggaaaagtaagtggaactaaaaagaaacagcttgtGGAACATGCCAGTGACATtattgggtataaaaagagcatcttagagaggcagaggTTTGCCAATCTGTAAAAAAGTACATCTACAAATTGTGAAACAATTTCTGAATATTGTTCCTCCCAGGAAAATTGCAAGTACTTTGGATAGCTCATCATCTACAAAACATAATATCATCGAACGATTCCAAGAATCTGTAGAAATTTGCGcaagaaacaagaaaatcaGTACTGTGGGCCCCCAGGCAGCACTGCATTACAATCAGGCGAGAGTCTGTCATAGATATCACTGCACTGGCTTAACAACACTTCCAGAAATTATTGTCTGTGAATACATTTTATTGTGGCATGTACAAGTGCAAAGATTCAGAAGCCCCTCCATTTTCACACAGCTCGTTTAAAATAGACTGaaacaaagtggaaaactgttctcTGAAGAAGTCTCTCAAAAAGTGCAGCGACGGGTCTTCTCAGTTCCCGGGTGTTTGGTTGTTGTAACCTTGTTACAAGACCAGGGAATGCTACACAGTAATAAACACAGCCCTGTCTCAGCTCCGTTGGAATTGAAGTTGTATGTATTGGTCTGGTGTGACATAAACAGAGATCTGATTATCGTTTTAATTTGCTTTACGTCAGACatcaaacaggaagaaactttgAAGTTCTTCCTTAATTGTATGTACAGTTAGATTATACCTTAATTATATGTTACTGTGCACAGTGTTCCAGTACAGGTCCTTCAAATGGCTTTGAACCAGTGTCACCAGTGCATtgctttttatttgctttactTAAAGGATGACGTTATTATAGGGTGTGGTTTGCTTTAAATCTAATTTCTTTTGCACCACAGGAGAACAGCTGGAGATCAATCAGCCTAATGTGTATGACTGCAGCATCCCGGAGTCCTTGGCATCCCAGGTGCCTTCGCTCGCTGCTCtttgtgacaaaaaaaatcggaaATATGAATTCTTTCCACATGCCAAAACTGTGTCCAATCGCAGCGTGACACTCACCTCAAAGGGTGGGACAAACTTCATCAGCTTTGCCAAAGGAGCCTCTTTTGACAACGGTACAACTTCATAGAAATAAAAGGAGTCTAAAATCAGTGCTGCCAACAATCCATCCTTGTTTCAGCTCAAACATCAGTGCTTATGTTTGAGCTGAAATGTCGCCAGAAATAATCCAATATCAAATTTTACTTTGTGATTGTTCTTTGATGTCTtttctaaccctaacccttttctttctttgtgaccCTGAAATATTTTAGAACATTCGTACAGTTtactaaaaaatgtaaaaaaaaatacaccctCATCATTCTTGTGTCCCCTTCATCAGATCTGTACCATGCGTGGGTGGCCCCAACCCTCCAGTCAGATCTCTTGGTCCAGTTCTGGATTCGCTCCCCAGGCATCCTTCCTTCCAACTGCTCGGAGGACTGGAAGGTCCTGAACATCAAGCTGCTCAACCCTGGGCAGACGTTCTCCTTCAAGACCAGCCAGGACCACTCCAAATGGGCGGTGAGCCCCAGTGAGACTGGGGCTGGTGGAGGCTGGGTGTGTGTCGGGGACATAAATCGAGATGAGGCTGAAGAGAAGCGGGGTGGGGGCACAGTGTGTCATCGTGATCCGGTGGTGTGGAAGGCTTACCGAACAGCGGCCTTGGACTGTGAGGACTGTCAAGGAAAAACAGTGCAGTGCTGAGAGTCTGCAGGAGCCAGATGTGTCAACTTGGACATGATGAGTTATGAGGGTGAAAAAATATAACGCAAACGGGGTTTTATGTGGATGTATTTGTTACAGATTTCTGTTCACATCTAGTGAAATCTATGTGAAATATTTAGCCTTTAACATTTAGACAATTCCTGCCAGAAGTTTTACACTAATCTAGTGATCAGTAGATGACAGTAAGATGCCAATAAACAGCACTGCAATATTTCAATCTTGAAAGTCCATAGAGTCTCATcttcaaataatttatttaacagTAAATAGTAATGACTTTCAAGTATGTGCaggtgttattgtttatttctaATCTAATTTAGGTGTAACTAGAAGTCGTGACATTACACATTAAAGCCAATCATCACTCACACCTACTAGAGAAATAGATATAATTCAAATGAAACGATCAACTTtagcaaaaatacaaaatttccATCAGCCACAGACACTCATTGGGAACATTTTACTTGTTCCTCTGTTAAGTATGATTTCATGTGGTTAT
This sequence is a window from Oreochromis aureus strain Israel breed Guangdong linkage group 11, ZZ_aureus, whole genome shotgun sequence. Protein-coding genes within it:
- the dnase2 gene encoding deoxyribonuclease-2-alpha isoform X2; the encoded protein is MLLFLSVLILYVPLEGNTSPISCYNDQGDAVDWFYIYKLPKEHGSKSPEQGEMYLLLDQGSEGWTEGKGTVNDTTSALGRTVGQLYTQGKNTDIAYILYNDQKPHEDSSGDRWVDNSESRGGHTKGVVLLDKNQGFWLVHSTPQFPPVQQAGEYYYPSSGEINGQNFICVTYPLDHFQTIDLYHAWVAPTLQSDLLVQFWIRSPGILPSNCSEDWKVLNIKLLNPGQTFSFKTSQDHSKWAVSPSETGAGGGWVCVGDINRDEAEEKRGGGTVCHRDPVVWKAYRTAALDCEDCQGKTVQC
- the dnase2 gene encoding deoxyribonuclease-2-alpha isoform X1, with protein sequence MLLFLSVLILYVPLEGNTSPISCYNDQGDAVDWFYIYKLPKEHGSKSPEQGEMYLLLDQGSEGWTEGKGTVNDTTSALGRTVGQLYTQGKNTDIAYILYNDQKPHEDSSGDRWVDNSESRGGHTKGVVLLDKNQGFWLVHSTPQFPPVQQAGEYYYPSSGEINGQNFICVTYPLDHFQTIGEQLEINQPNVYDCSIPESLASQVPSLAALCDKKNRKYEFFPHAKTVSNRSVTLTSKGGTNFISFAKGASFDNDLYHAWVAPTLQSDLLVQFWIRSPGILPSNCSEDWKVLNIKLLNPGQTFSFKTSQDHSKWAVSPSETGAGGGWVCVGDINRDEAEEKRGGGTVCHRDPVVWKAYRTAALDCEDCQGKTVQC